A stretch of the Polaribacter pacificus genome encodes the following:
- a CDS encoding DUF3127 domain-containing protein: MEVIGKIKLINETQTFGASGFRKRELVVTTDEQYPQMIMIEFVQDKCDLLNSYAVGQDVKVSINLRGREWINPEGQAKYFNSIQGWRIEAVQASAPQNLPPVDQFQPASNSSDAEPDDLPF; the protein is encoded by the coding sequence ATGGAAGTTATTGGAAAAATTAAATTGATCAACGAAACACAGACTTTTGGTGCTAGTGGATTTAGAAAGCGTGAACTTGTGGTAACTACTGATGAGCAGTACCCACAAATGATCATGATAGAATTTGTGCAAGACAAATGTGATTTGTTAAACAGTTATGCTGTTGGACAAGATGTAAAAGTTTCTATTAATTTAAGAGGTAGAGAGTGGATCAATCCAGAAGGACAAGCAAAATATTTTAACTCTATTCAAGGATGGAGAATTGAAGCTGTTCAGGCAAGTGCTCCTCAAAATTTACCTCCAGTAGATCAATTTCAACCAGCAAGCAATAGCAGTGATGCAGAACCAGACGATTTACCGTTCTAG
- the aat gene encoding leucyl/phenylalanyl-tRNA--protein transferase — protein MIWLSEKIEFPAPETATQDGIIALGGDLSEERLIYAYQHGIFPWFSQDDPIVWYCPPERMVLYPNEIKISKSMRKVVADPSFSITENTAFDQVIHQCKSIKRKDEEGTWITNDMEEAYKKLHLRGVAKSIEVWKITTEDSQQRELVGGLYGVDLGNGVFCGESMFSKLSNTSKLAFVYLATQLSYKLIDCQVYNEHLASLGAREISRDKFLSLLKG, from the coding sequence ATGATTTGGCTTTCAGAAAAAATTGAATTCCCCGCTCCAGAAACGGCTACCCAAGATGGGATTATAGCCTTGGGAGGAGATCTGTCTGAAGAGCGCCTTATTTATGCTTATCAGCATGGTATTTTTCCATGGTTTAGCCAAGATGATCCCATAGTCTGGTATTGCCCGCCAGAACGAATGGTCTTGTATCCAAATGAGATTAAGATTTCAAAATCAATGCGAAAAGTAGTAGCAGATCCTAGTTTTAGTATCACTGAGAACACAGCTTTTGATCAAGTTATACATCAATGTAAATCAATCAAAAGAAAAGATGAAGAAGGTACTTGGATTACCAATGATATGGAAGAGGCCTATAAAAAGCTGCATCTACGAGGAGTTGCAAAATCAATAGAAGTTTGGAAAATTACAACTGAAGATTCACAACAAAGAGAATTGGTTGGAGGGCTCTATGGAGTTGATCTTGGAAATGGTGTTTTTTGTGGAGAAAGTATGTTTAGCAAACTAAGCAATACCTCTAAATTGGCCTTTGTTTATTTAGCTACTCAGCTATCTTATAAACTGATTGATTGTCAGGTATATAATGAGCATCTTGCAAGCTTGGGTGCACGAGAAATTTCTAGGGATAAATTTTTGAGTTTACTCAAAGGCTAA
- a CDS encoding nucleotide pyrophosphohydrolase, whose product MGIKSTQQQVDEWIQNHGVRYFNELTNMAQLTEEVGEVARIIARRYGEQSEKESDKNKDLGEELADVLFVVLCLANQTGVDLQAAFDKKLDLKTKRDHDRHHNNQKLK is encoded by the coding sequence ATGGGGATTAAAAGCACACAGCAACAAGTAGATGAATGGATTCAAAACCATGGTGTTCGCTATTTTAATGAGCTTACCAACATGGCTCAATTAACAGAAGAGGTTGGCGAGGTCGCTAGAATTATAGCCAGACGCTATGGAGAACAGAGCGAAAAAGAAAGCGATAAAAACAAAGACCTAGGTGAAGAATTGGCTGATGTGTTGTTTGTAGTTTTGTGTTTAGCCAATCAGACAGGAGTAGATTTACAAGCTGCTTTTGATAAAAAATTAGACCTTAAAACAAAACGAGACCACGACCGTCATCATAACAATCAAAAATTAAAATAG
- a CDS encoding 3-phosphoshikimate 1-carboxyvinyltransferase, producing MKLAVSTSNTFLKASIAISGSKSESNRLLILQQLFKNIQIENCSDSDDSKHLKAALENNEELVDIGHAGTAMRFLTAFYATQVGRECTLTGSERMQERPIKILVEALQSLGASIHYDAEEGYPPLRIKGSKLTKSQVQIAGNVSSQYISALLLIAPSLENGLQINLTGELTSVPYIEMTLSLLKQLGVQLTFNGNQIRVWPLKNESPITVVVESDWSSASYFYSLIALSNIGSEITLEHYKKDSLQGDACLASIYENFGVQTLFTEKGIVLKKTAVQLKETLSLDLKNAPDIAQTIVVTCFGLGMSCDLTGLHTLKIKETDRLVALQNELTKLGASIAITNQSLHLKSSEHIKENIAIETYKDHRMAMAFAPLALKVPIIILEAGVVSKSYPNFWKDLQQLGFQLNQG from the coding sequence TTGAAATTAGCAGTATCAACCTCTAATACTTTTTTAAAAGCTTCTATCGCTATTTCTGGCTCTAAAAGTGAATCGAATCGCTTGCTAATCTTACAGCAATTATTTAAAAACATTCAGATAGAAAACTGTTCTGATTCTGATGACTCTAAGCATTTAAAAGCTGCCTTAGAAAACAATGAAGAGCTTGTAGATATTGGTCATGCGGGTACTGCTATGCGTTTTTTAACTGCTTTTTATGCTACTCAAGTTGGCAGAGAATGCACCTTGACTGGCTCAGAAAGAATGCAAGAAAGACCTATAAAAATTTTAGTCGAAGCGCTACAGAGTTTGGGTGCTTCTATTCATTATGATGCAGAAGAAGGATATCCACCTTTGAGAATAAAAGGATCAAAATTAACCAAAAGTCAGGTTCAAATAGCAGGGAATGTCAGCAGTCAATATATTTCTGCACTCTTGTTAATCGCGCCAAGTTTAGAAAACGGTTTGCAAATAAATTTAACAGGTGAGCTTACTTCTGTTCCTTATATAGAAATGACCTTATCGCTGCTAAAACAACTAGGGGTTCAGTTAACATTTAATGGAAATCAGATTCGTGTCTGGCCTTTAAAAAATGAATCACCAATAACCGTAGTTGTAGAGTCTGATTGGAGTTCTGCATCTTATTTTTATTCTCTGATTGCGCTGAGTAATATAGGCTCAGAAATTACTTTAGAGCATTACAAAAAAGACAGTCTACAAGGAGATGCTTGTTTGGCAAGTATTTATGAGAATTTTGGAGTACAAACTCTTTTTACAGAAAAAGGGATCGTCCTTAAAAAAACAGCAGTACAACTTAAAGAGACCCTTAGTCTTGATTTAAAAAATGCGCCTGATATTGCTCAGACGATAGTTGTAACTTGTTTTGGTTTGGGGATGTCTTGTGATTTAACAGGCCTTCATACCTTAAAAATTAAGGAGACTGATCGATTGGTGGCACTGCAAAATGAATTGACAAAATTGGGTGCTAGCATTGCTATTACTAATCAGAGTTTGCATTTAAAAAGCTCAGAGCATATTAAAGAAAACATCGCAATAGAAACCTATAAAGACCATCGTATGGCCATGGCATTTGCCCCACTGGCCTTAAAGGTGCCTATCATCATACTAGAAGCAGGTGTGGTGTCTAAATCCTATCCTAATTTTTGGAAAGATTTACAACAGCTTGGTTTTCAACTTAACCAAGGATAA
- the queA gene encoding tRNA preQ1(34) S-adenosylmethionine ribosyltransferase-isomerase QueA, which yields MKLSHFNFDLPEELLAKHPAEHRDESRLMVVNRKEQTIEHKLFKDVISYFDEGDVMILNNTKVFPARMYGNKEKTGARIEVFLLRELNAENRLWDVLVDPARKIRIGNKLFFGEDDSLVAEVIDNTTSRGRTLRFLFDGSYEEFRAKLLELGETPLPKEIEREVEASDEQRYQTIYAKEEGAVAAPSAGLHFSKHLMKRLEIKGVDFAEVTLHVGLGTFAPVEVEDLSKHKMDSEKINIPLLAEQRINDAITQKRRICAVGTTVMRTIESSVSSNGRINSFEGWTNKFIFPPYEFSVANSMISNFHKPKSTLLMQVAAFGGYDLIMKAYKEAIKEKYRFSSYGDAMLII from the coding sequence ATGAAATTATCGCATTTTAATTTTGATTTGCCAGAGGAATTATTGGCAAAACACCCTGCAGAGCACAGAGATGAATCACGTTTAATGGTGGTGAACAGAAAAGAACAAACCATTGAGCACAAGTTGTTTAAAGATGTGATTTCTTATTTTGATGAAGGGGATGTGATGATTCTTAACAATACCAAAGTTTTCCCCGCTCGTATGTATGGAAACAAAGAAAAAACGGGAGCGCGTATTGAAGTGTTTTTGTTGAGAGAATTGAATGCAGAAAATAGATTGTGGGATGTTTTGGTAGATCCTGCTAGAAAAATTAGAATTGGAAACAAATTGTTTTTTGGAGAAGATGATAGTTTGGTTGCAGAAGTAATAGACAATACAACATCTAGAGGAAGAACTTTACGTTTTTTATTTGATGGGTCTTATGAAGAATTTAGAGCAAAATTATTAGAGCTTGGAGAAACTCCATTGCCAAAAGAAATAGAACGTGAGGTAGAGGCTTCTGATGAACAGCGTTACCAAACCATTTATGCCAAAGAAGAAGGAGCGGTAGCTGCACCATCTGCAGGATTGCACTTTTCTAAGCATTTAATGAAGCGTTTAGAGATCAAAGGAGTTGATTTTGCAGAAGTAACCCTGCATGTTGGTCTTGGGACTTTTGCACCTGTAGAAGTAGAAGATCTTTCTAAGCACAAAATGGATTCAGAAAAAATAAACATTCCTCTTTTAGCAGAACAAAGAATCAATGATGCTATTACTCAAAAGAGAAGAATTTGTGCGGTTGGGACAACGGTAATGAGAACCATTGAGTCTTCTGTATCATCAAATGGTAGAATTAATAGCTTTGAAGGATGGACCAATAAATTTATTTTCCCTCCTTATGAGTTTAGTGTTGCTAATAGTATGATTTCTAATTTTCACAAACCAAAATCAACCTTATTGATGCAGGTTGCTGCTTTTGGAGGTTATGATTTAATTATGAAAGCATATAAAGAAGCTATAAAAGAAAAATATCGCTTTTCATCATATGGAGATGCGATGTTAATTATCTAA
- the rlmN gene encoding 23S rRNA (adenine(2503)-C(2))-methyltransferase RlmN encodes MLIKKKDIRALSKEQLRDFFVDNGEKAFRGNQVYEWLWGKALHTFEDMTNLSKETRAMLEANFVINHIQVDNIQRSKDGTVKNAVRLHDGLVVESVLIPTETRTTACVSSQVGCSLDCRFCATSRLKRMRNLNADEIYDQVVAINKESLLYHNHKLSNIVFMGMGEPLMNYNNVIKSIEKITSPEGLGMSPKRITVSTSGVPKIIKKMADDEVKFNLAVSLHSAIDEVRTSIMPFNATFPLKDLKESLEYWYEKTQRTITYEYVVWGGINDRKEDIDALIKFCSYVPCKVNLIEYNPIDDGEFQQASPQAINNYISNLEMHDIVVNVRRSRGKDIDAACGQLANKS; translated from the coding sequence ATTTTGATTAAAAAGAAAGACATCCGAGCTCTAAGTAAAGAACAGTTGCGAGATTTTTTTGTCGACAATGGCGAAAAAGCATTTCGAGGCAATCAAGTTTATGAATGGTTGTGGGGCAAAGCCTTACACACCTTTGAAGACATGACCAATTTATCGAAGGAGACAAGAGCGATGTTAGAGGCTAATTTTGTGATCAACCATATCCAGGTAGATAACATTCAAAGAAGTAAAGACGGTACTGTAAAAAACGCTGTGCGCTTGCATGATGGTTTGGTAGTAGAGTCTGTGCTAATCCCAACAGAAACCAGAACTACTGCCTGTGTTTCTAGCCAGGTAGGTTGTAGTTTAGATTGTCGATTCTGTGCAACTTCTCGTTTAAAAAGAATGAGAAATCTAAACGCTGATGAGATTTACGATCAAGTAGTAGCCATTAATAAAGAGAGTTTGTTGTATCACAATCACAAGCTGTCAAATATTGTTTTTATGGGGATGGGAGAACCCTTGATGAACTACAATAACGTTATCAAATCTATAGAAAAAATCACATCTCCTGAAGGCTTGGGGATGTCTCCAAAAAGAATTACAGTTTCTACTTCTGGAGTCCCAAAAATCATCAAAAAAATGGCTGATGATGAAGTAAAATTTAACTTGGCTGTTTCTTTGCATTCGGCAATTGATGAGGTTAGAACTTCTATCATGCCTTTTAATGCAACGTTTCCTTTAAAAGATCTTAAAGAATCTTTAGAATACTGGTACGAAAAAACCCAACGTACAATTACTTATGAGTATGTTGTTTGGGGAGGAATCAATGATCGTAAAGAAGACATAGATGCGCTGATTAAGTTTTGTAGTTATGTGCCTTGCAAGGTAAATCTTATTGAATACAATCCTATTGATGATGGTGAGTTTCAACAAGCAAGTCCACAAGCTATCAATAATTATATTTCTAATTTAGAAATGCACGATATTGTAGTCAATGTAAGACGCTCAAGAGGGAAAGATATTGATGCAGCCTGCGGTCAGTTGGCAAATAAATCTTAA
- a CDS encoding polyprenyl synthetase family protein yields MKAVELIQLPIKNEMELFEEKFKASMLTKVPLLNRITYYIVRRKGKQMRPMFIFLVAKMVSDGGFDERTYRGASVVELIHTATLVHDDVVDDSNRRRGFFSVNALWKNKIAVLVGDFLLSKGLLLSIDNEDFDLLKLISIAVREMSEGELLQIEKARNLDITEEVYFEIIRQKTATLIAACCGIGAASVGANQDTVQQMRKFGEYIGIAFQIKDDLFDYTEDKIGKPTGIDIKERKMTLPLIYTLNSCSDKDKKWLINSVKKHNTDKKRVKQVIAFVKEHGGIEYTVQKMTNYKNKALSILENYPSSPYKDSLLHMIDYVVERKV; encoded by the coding sequence ATGAAAGCTGTAGAATTAATACAACTTCCTATAAAAAACGAAATGGAACTTTTTGAAGAAAAGTTCAAGGCTTCTATGTTGACGAAGGTTCCCTTACTCAACAGGATTACCTATTATATCGTTCGAAGAAAAGGAAAACAAATGCGTCCGATGTTTATCTTTTTGGTCGCAAAAATGGTTTCTGATGGAGGTTTTGATGAGCGTACCTATAGAGGCGCTTCTGTTGTAGAGTTAATTCATACGGCTACACTAGTTCATGATGATGTGGTTGATGATAGCAATAGACGTAGAGGTTTTTTCTCTGTAAATGCACTTTGGAAAAACAAAATCGCGGTATTGGTTGGCGATTTCTTATTGTCAAAAGGACTATTACTGTCTATTGATAATGAAGATTTTGATTTGCTTAAATTAATTTCAATTGCCGTTCGCGAAATGAGCGAGGGTGAGTTGTTGCAAATAGAAAAAGCGAGAAATTTAGACATCACAGAAGAGGTCTATTTTGAGATTATCCGTCAAAAAACGGCAACCTTAATCGCTGCTTGTTGTGGAATCGGTGCAGCATCCGTTGGGGCTAATCAAGACACAGTTCAGCAAATGCGAAAGTTTGGTGAGTATATCGGAATCGCGTTTCAAATAAAGGATGATTTATTTGATTATACCGAAGATAAAATAGGCAAACCTACAGGGATAGATATTAAAGAACGCAAAATGACTTTGCCTTTAATTTACACCTTAAATTCTTGTTCTGATAAAGATAAAAAATGGCTAATCAACTCAGTCAAGAAACACAATACAGACAAGAAAAGAGTAAAACAAGTGATCGCTTTTGTCAAAGAGCACGGAGGGATAGAATACACCGTTCAGAAAATGACAAATTATAAGAACAAAGCTTTGTCAATTCTTGAGAATTACCCATCATCTCCTTATAAAGATTCATTGCTTCATATGATTGATTACGTGGTAGAGCGTAAAGTTTAA
- a CDS encoding GH3 auxin-responsive promoter family protein translates to MPITIVNSIISWFLKKRKHQIELFLKYPVDVQQELLLKLLSTAKNTEFGKKHEFGSLKNYQDFADKVPIQQYESIEPLIERCRKGEQNLFWPTNIRWFAKSSGTTNAKSKFIPVSDEAIEYCHLKAGKDMLCLYINNNENTQLFTGKGLRLGGSSAVYEDNNSYFGDLSAIIIENMPFWADFSSAPRQETALMSEWEAKMEAIIDETIQENITSLVGVPSWMLVLLNRVLEKTGKNNILEVWPNLEVYFHGGVNFNPYREQYKKLIPKKDFKYYETYNASEGFFAIQDRNNSKELLLMLDYGIFYEFIPMTKYDGEQSTAIPLSKVRTGVNYAVVITTNGGLWRYLIGDTVKFTSTEPYRLKITGRTKHFINVFGEELIIENTEEALRLACEKTNASVTDYTVAPIFMKGKKSGGHEWIIEFAKKPDHLDYFKEVLDNALKSINSDYEAKRYNNMTLEMPVIHVAKKGLFYSWLKQRGKLGGQHKVPRLSNNRNFIEELLAL, encoded by the coding sequence ATGCCAATCACTATAGTAAACTCTATTATTTCTTGGTTTTTAAAGAAGCGTAAGCATCAAATTGAACTGTTTTTAAAATACCCTGTTGATGTTCAACAAGAATTGTTATTAAAACTGCTCAGTACCGCCAAGAATACAGAATTTGGAAAAAAGCACGAATTCGGATCTCTTAAAAATTATCAAGACTTTGCAGACAAAGTACCCATCCAACAATACGAAAGTATTGAACCACTTATAGAACGTTGTAGAAAAGGTGAGCAAAATCTATTTTGGCCTACAAATATCCGTTGGTTTGCAAAATCAAGCGGAACCACAAATGCCAAGAGTAAATTTATCCCTGTTAGTGATGAAGCCATTGAATACTGTCATCTTAAAGCAGGTAAAGACATGCTGTGCCTGTATATCAACAACAACGAAAACACGCAGCTGTTTACCGGAAAAGGACTGCGTTTAGGAGGCAGTTCAGCAGTGTATGAAGACAACAACTCCTATTTTGGAGACCTCTCTGCAATTATTATAGAAAACATGCCTTTTTGGGCTGATTTTAGTTCAGCTCCAAGACAAGAAACTGCTTTAATGAGTGAGTGGGAAGCCAAAATGGAAGCCATTATAGATGAAACCATCCAAGAGAATATTACCAGTTTGGTTGGGGTTCCATCGTGGATGCTGGTCTTATTAAATCGAGTTTTAGAAAAAACAGGTAAAAACAATATTCTAGAAGTTTGGCCAAATCTTGAAGTCTACTTTCATGGAGGTGTTAACTTTAACCCCTATAGAGAGCAGTATAAAAAATTGATTCCTAAAAAGGATTTTAAATACTACGAAACCTATAATGCATCAGAAGGTTTTTTTGCCATTCAAGACAGAAACAACTCTAAAGAACTGTTGCTTATGTTGGACTATGGTATTTTTTATGAGTTTATCCCGATGACCAAATACGATGGAGAGCAGTCAACTGCCATTCCATTGTCAAAAGTGAGAACAGGCGTAAATTACGCTGTGGTTATCACCACAAATGGTGGTTTGTGGCGCTATCTTATTGGAGATACCGTAAAGTTTACCTCAACAGAACCTTATCGCCTAAAGATTACCGGACGCACCAAGCATTTTATCAATGTTTTTGGTGAAGAATTAATTATAGAAAACACAGAAGAAGCCCTGCGCTTGGCCTGTGAAAAAACCAATGCTTCTGTAACAGACTATACCGTAGCTCCAATTTTTATGAAAGGAAAGAAAAGCGGTGGTCATGAATGGATTATTGAGTTTGCTAAAAAACCAGACCATTTAGATTATTTTAAAGAAGTTTTAGACAATGCTTTAAAATCTATCAACTCTGATTATGAGGCCAAACGCTACAACAATATGACTTTAGAAATGCCTGTGATTCACGTTGCAAAAAAAGGCTTGTTTTACAGTTGGTTAAAGCAAAGAGGTAAACTTGGAGGACAACACAAAGTTCCTCGTTTGTCTAACAATCGGAATTTTATTGAAGAATTATTAGCATTGTAA
- a CDS encoding DUF2797 domain-containing protein, whose protein sequence is MIYQGVLKKMPTENLETVQYYLELGSDFLNMNQLLEKNLELNFVHYQCLSCGLDKEIYRQGFCKSCFFDIPSAGDWIMRPELSTAHLGIADRDLDYEKSVQLQPHIVYLANSSNVKVGVTRKSQIPTRWIDQGAHEALEIVEVPNRYLAGVTEVALKEFVADKTNWRTMLKNEIEDVDLLAWRQKLKAHIPQEALPYFIDNQKETELHFPVNKYPKKPKSLNLVKSQSFQGKLVGIKGQYLIFEDETVFNIRANEGLFVSLSIVSG, encoded by the coding sequence ATGATTTATCAAGGAGTTTTAAAAAAAATGCCAACCGAAAATTTAGAAACTGTCCAATACTATTTAGAATTGGGTTCAGACTTCTTAAATATGAATCAGTTACTAGAAAAAAACCTGGAATTAAATTTTGTGCATTACCAATGTTTGTCTTGCGGATTGGATAAAGAAATCTACAGACAGGGCTTTTGCAAGTCTTGTTTTTTTGATATACCAAGCGCAGGAGATTGGATTATGAGACCAGAATTGAGTACAGCACATTTAGGTATCGCTGATAGAGATTTAGACTATGAAAAATCTGTTCAATTGCAGCCGCATATTGTGTATCTAGCCAACTCAAGCAATGTTAAAGTTGGAGTCACAAGGAAGAGTCAAATACCAACTCGGTGGATTGATCAAGGTGCTCATGAAGCCTTAGAGATTGTAGAGGTTCCAAATCGATATTTAGCGGGAGTTACAGAAGTCGCTTTAAAAGAATTTGTTGCTGATAAAACCAATTGGAGAACCATGCTAAAAAATGAAATTGAGGATGTTGATCTTTTAGCTTGGAGGCAAAAATTAAAAGCTCATATTCCTCAAGAGGCACTTCCGTACTTTATTGACAATCAAAAAGAAACCGAATTGCATTTTCCAGTAAATAAATATCCCAAAAAACCCAAAAGTTTGAACTTGGTAAAGTCGCAAAGTTTTCAAGGAAAACTCGTTGGAATCAAAGGGCAGTATTTGATCTTTGAAGATGAAACAGTTTTTAATATCAGAGCCAATGAAGGGCTGTTTGTCTCTCTTTCTATAGTGTCTGGTTAG
- a CDS encoding carbon-nitrogen hydrolase family protein: MKNNLLKVALAQISPVWLNKEKTIKKIENSIIEAAQEACELIVFGEGLLPGYPFWISLTDGAAWDSSVQKELYAHYVRNSICIEKGELTSICNLAKKHSIAVYLGIIERAQNRGGHSVYASLVYINERGEIKSVHRKLQPTYDERLAWAPGDGNGLQVHPLKDFTLGGLNCWENWMPLPRAALYGLGENLHIAVWPGSDHNTKDITRFIARESRSFVISVSSLMQTSDFPKDTPHLDKILNKAPAVLANGGSCIASPNGEWLVAPVVDKEGLIIQTIDFNRVLEERQNFDCVGHYSRPDITKLAVNRERQSTVSYTDS; the protein is encoded by the coding sequence ATGAAAAACAATCTTTTAAAAGTTGCCTTAGCACAAATTTCACCTGTTTGGTTGAACAAAGAAAAAACGATTAAAAAAATTGAAAACTCGATCATCGAGGCAGCTCAAGAAGCCTGTGAGCTGATTGTTTTTGGAGAAGGTTTATTGCCTGGTTATCCCTTTTGGATTTCGCTTACAGATGGTGCAGCTTGGGATTCATCCGTTCAGAAAGAGCTGTATGCGCATTATGTTAGAAATTCAATTTGCATAGAAAAAGGAGAGTTAACATCCATTTGTAATTTGGCAAAGAAGCATAGCATTGCTGTTTATTTAGGGATTATTGAGCGTGCACAAAATCGAGGAGGTCATAGTGTTTACGCTTCTTTGGTATATATCAATGAGCGAGGAGAGATAAAATCTGTCCACAGAAAATTGCAACCAACCTATGATGAGCGATTGGCTTGGGCGCCTGGTGATGGAAATGGATTGCAGGTTCATCCGCTAAAAGACTTTACATTGGGTGGGTTAAATTGTTGGGAAAACTGGATGCCTTTACCCAGAGCGGCTCTCTATGGTTTAGGAGAAAATTTGCATATAGCTGTTTGGCCAGGAAGTGATCATAATACCAAAGATATTACACGGTTTATCGCAAGAGAATCGCGGTCTTTTGTGATTTCTGTCTCAAGCTTAATGCAAACGTCAGATTTTCCTAAAGACACGCCGCATTTAGATAAAATTCTGAACAAAGCACCTGCTGTATTGGCAAATGGAGGCTCGTGTATTGCATCGCCAAACGGTGAGTGGTTGGTAGCTCCAGTAGTAGACAAGGAAGGCTTAATTATTCAAACTATTGATTTTAATCGAGTGTTAGAAGAACGTCAAAATTTTGATTGTGTAGGTCATTATTCTAGACCAGACATTACAAAGTTAGCGGTGAATAGAGAGCGCCAAAGTACTGTTTCTTATACCGATTCTTAA
- a CDS encoding LacI family DNA-binding transcriptional regulator, which translates to MNRLTIKDIAAHFNVSISTVSKALNDSYEISKSTKLKIQEYAKEHNYKPNFNALSLKKRQTKTIGVIIPNMLNYFFAQVFKGVEKEANKSGYKVITCISNESFDKEVETIEMLSNGSIDGFLLSIAEQTEEQNNFVHLTKTLEQGLPIVMFDRVAKDVDCDKVITNDFEGAINAVDHLAKTGCKHIAFISTQSHLKSGKERELGYLEGLKKRNMEINPNLVIHIFEEDYKQYERILLPYFEENHIDSVITTDESSAIAAMKIAQRKGHTVPDDFSVISFSNGIIARHSSPKLTTVSQHGEIMGETAAKMLIDKIENKNTSEASVTKVIQTDLVERNSTRI; encoded by the coding sequence ATGAATAGACTAACCATAAAAGACATTGCGGCTCATTTTAATGTTTCGATATCTACAGTTTCTAAGGCTTTAAATGACAGCTATGAGATTAGTAAAAGCACGAAGCTTAAGATTCAAGAATATGCAAAAGAGCACAATTATAAGCCCAATTTTAATGCGCTTAGTTTAAAAAAGAGGCAAACAAAAACAATTGGTGTCATCATCCCAAACATGCTCAATTATTTTTTTGCGCAAGTATTTAAAGGCGTAGAAAAAGAAGCAAATAAAAGTGGATATAAGGTAATTACCTGTATTTCTAATGAATCCTTTGACAAGGAAGTAGAGACCATAGAAATGCTATCAAACGGCAGTATAGACGGTTTTTTATTGTCAATAGCTGAACAAACCGAAGAACAAAATAATTTTGTGCATTTAACAAAAACACTTGAGCAAGGTTTGCCTATTGTAATGTTTGATAGAGTTGCTAAAGATGTGGATTGCGATAAGGTAATCACCAATGATTTTGAAGGAGCCATTAATGCTGTTGATCATCTTGCTAAAACAGGCTGTAAACACATTGCCTTTATTTCTACACAAAGTCATTTAAAAAGCGGCAAAGAGCGTGAACTAGGCTATCTTGAAGGCTTAAAAAAGCGAAATATGGAAATCAACCCTAACTTGGTCATTCATATTTTTGAAGAAGATTACAAACAATACGAGCGTATTTTATTGCCGTATTTTGAAGAAAACCACATAGACAGTGTCATCACAACAGATGAATCTTCGGCCATCGCTGCTATGAAAATTGCACAGCGAAAAGGCCATACAGTACCTGATGATTTTTCTGTAATCTCATTTTCAAATGGAATCATCGCCAGACACTCGAGTCCAAAATTAACAACAGTTAGTCAACATGGAGAAATCATGGGAGAAACTGCTGCCAAAATGCTGATTGATAAAATTGAAAATAAAAACACTAGTGAAGCTAGTGTTACCAAAGTAATTCAAACAGATTTGGTAGAACGAAACTCGACACGCATTTAA